The genomic stretch ATGCCTTCCGTCTCCGCTATATCTAAAATAAAATCGCGCAAGCCCGGGTGGGTAATCATGGAACGGTCATAGAGCCGCAACAGAACGCCATGACCAATTTTGCCAAACCCGTCTGTGGTGCCGGGCAAGTCGTTGGCCGGACCGGCATCAAGGGCAAAACCTATATCGGGATTGATCAGGTGAGTGGCCGTTTGTGCTCCCCTAAGGCCCACTTCTTCTTGCACAGTGGCCCCCGAAAAGATGTGGTTAGGCAGTTGCTCTCCTTGCAGTTCTTTTAATAATTCTATAGCTAGACCGCAACCATAGCGGTTATCCCACGCTTTAGCCATAATCTTTTTTCCATTGGCCAGCGGGGTAAACGGACAAACGGGGACAATTTGCTGACCTGGGCGGACGCCAATCTTTTCAGCGTCTTCTTTATCGTCGGCACCGATGTCAATAAACATCTTTTGGATCTCCATTGGTTTTTTACGCTGCTCTTCAGACAAGACATGAGGGGGAATCGAGCCGACAACCCCTTCAACCGGGCCATGATCCGTGATAATATGTACACGCTGTGCCAACAGGACTTGACTCCACCACCCGCCTAAAGGCTGAAACTTGATAAACCCTTCATCAGTAATATGGGTGACCATAAAACCCACTTCGTCCATATGGCCGGCAACCATGATGCGCGGCCCCTTCTCTTCTCCGCGCTTTACACCAAAAATACTGCCCAAATTGTCTTGGATGATTTCATCGCTGTACTTGCTTAATTCTTCTCGCATAATGGCCCGCACCTCATGTTCAAATCCCGGTGCTCCCGGCGTTTCCGTCAAACGCTTATACAAGTGCAAAAGTTCCTGGTCCATGCCGCACGCTCCTCTCTGTTCTTGAGATTGAAAGACAGATGCTTATTTTTTTCTGCTTTCTGTATCTTTTTTTATTATATCTTTTTATTGTTTATGTTTCACGTTCTCTTTCACATTAAGGCAAGGAAACCCTGGTTCATATGGGGATTAATAAGCAAAAGGAGCACCTTGACGATGCTCCTTTTTATGACCTGACCCCTTAATGGCTCAACAGCCTTCCGGTCAGAAACAGGGTGTCCACACCCCGTTTAACGAGCAAAAATATGATTGCCAATGCGCTTAATTTGTGGACGGCTCCAAATCCAGCCCGATGTTGCTGTATCCGGGTTGAAGTAATACAAGGCTCCCTCTGACGGATCCCAACCGCGAATGGCGTAATAAACAGCGCGGTACGCATCACGGTTAGGGCGCTGGTAGTATTGTCCGTCAGCAACTGCCGTAAAGGCCCGGGGTTCAAAGATAACCTCTTTAACGGTATTGGGGAATTTTGGAGATTTGAGACGGTTTAACACCACAGCGGCTACAGCCACCTGACCTTCAAATGATTCACCACGCGCTTCACCATAGACCAGTTTAGCCATCATTTCAATCTCATCCACGGTAAAGGTATTGGCCCGCAAGGTGCGCAAAGTCTTCAAGTCGACAGATCCAGTAACTGGAAGACCATACTGGCGTTGAAATTGAGCAACGGCCTGACGAGTCTGTGCACCAAATATACCGTCCATGTTCAGCTGATACAGGCCTAACTGTTGCAGGCGGTGTTGCACATCCCAAACAACTCCGCCCCGGTCACCCTGTTGTACAATTGCTTCTGACGCTTCAGCCTGATGAACATCGCCCAAGGTCATGCCCAGCACGACGGCAAAACCTAGAGCGGTCATCAGGAGAACTTTATACAAATTCATCATGGTTTCTCCTCCCTTAAAAGGTCTGTTGAATATGGGGCCTGGCCTGCATATTGGCCTTGCCCAGTATTCGTTTCCGTTGTACACCCTATTAAAATTTGTGCACCCTGTTTATAGATAAAAAAAGTCTTTTTCATTCTTGAAAAAGACTACCATGAGTATATAAGGGATCTCCTCCAGACTCAATAGGAGTCTGGAGGTAACGTTACCAATCAATGGAGATGGCATAGGGCAAAGGATCCCGGTAACCTGCTTCTTTAAAGCCTTTAATCCGCAGGCGGCAGCTGTCACATTGCCCGCAGGCCACCTCTCTCCCCTTATAGCAGGAAGTGGTCAGGTGATAGGGGACACCCAGCTTCATTCCCCAGGCAATGGTTTCCGCTTTGCTTAAATGCACAAGTGGTGCGTCAATGGAAATCGCTTTTCCCTCCACACCTGCTTTGGTCCCGAGTTGAATGGTACGGGACAGACTCTCAATAAATTCAGGGCGGCAATCGGGATAGCCGCTGTAATCAACCGCACTCACCCCGATCATAATCTTCTCAGCCCCCACGACCTCAGCATAGGCCGCAGCCAGAGACAAGAAGATGAGATTGCGCGCTGGTACATACGTGACCGGGATACTGCCATCTTCCCCTTGATCAGGCACATCAATGGCATCATCAGTTAAGGCACTGCCGCCTATGTCCCGCAAAAAACGAATATTGACGATTCGGTGATCAGCGGCCTGGTAATATTGGGCAATCTTTTTGGCTTGTTCGACCTCCCGGCTGTGCCGCTGGCCGTAATGAAACGTAAGGGGATATAAGGCGTA from Caldalkalibacillus thermarum encodes the following:
- a CDS encoding M42 family metallopeptidase, which translates into the protein MDQELLHLYKRLTETPGAPGFEHEVRAIMREELSKYSDEIIQDNLGSIFGVKRGEEKGPRIMVAGHMDEVGFMVTHITDEGFIKFQPLGGWWSQVLLAQRVHIITDHGPVEGVVGSIPPHVLSEEQRKKPMEIQKMFIDIGADDKEDAEKIGVRPGQQIVPVCPFTPLANGKKIMAKAWDNRYGCGLAIELLKELQGEQLPNHIFSGATVQEEVGLRGAQTATHLINPDIGFALDAGPANDLPGTTDGFGKIGHGVLLRLYDRSMITHPGLRDFILDIAETEGIPYQFFVSQGGTDAGRIHTSGSGVPSAVIGICARYIHSHAAIAHTDDIMAAKQLLVALVKKLDRNTVELIKKR
- the sleB gene encoding spore cortex-lytic enzyme — protein: MNLYKVLLMTALGFAVVLGMTLGDVHQAEASEAIVQQGDRGGVVWDVQHRLQQLGLYQLNMDGIFGAQTRQAVAQFQRQYGLPVTGSVDLKTLRTLRANTFTVDEIEMMAKLVYGEARGESFEGQVAVAAVVLNRLKSPKFPNTVKEVIFEPRAFTAVADGQYYQRPNRDAYRAVYYAIRGWDPSEGALYYFNPDTATSGWIWSRPQIKRIGNHIFAR
- the queC gene encoding 7-cyano-7-deazaguanine synthase QueC, with the protein product MSKKAVIVLSGGLDSTTCMGIAHDQGYALYPLTFHYGQRHSREVEQAKKIAQYYQAADHRIVNIRFLRDIGGSALTDDAIDVPDQGEDGSIPVTYVPARNLIFLSLAAAYAEVVGAEKIMIGVSAVDYSGYPDCRPEFIESLSRTIQLGTKAGVEGKAISIDAPLVHLSKAETIAWGMKLGVPYHLTTSCYKGREVACGQCDSCRLRIKGFKEAGYRDPLPYAISIDW